GTCCGGCCCGCGAGCGCGGCGGTGCGTCGTGAAGGGGACGAACGACACCGGGGGACGGATTGCGTGCCCCTCCCGCCGTGAAGATGTTGCCGCCCGATGAAACACTACATTCGGGCGGCGGGTGGTGCCGTGCTCGGGCTGTTGGCGATGGCCTGTGGCGACGGCGGCTTCACACCGGACCCCGGCGTGCGGACCGAGGACGCCGAGGCAGTGGACCTGGAAAACCTTCGCATCCTCGTGAGCGGCGAGGCACGCGTGTTCCCGGAGGCCGAGGGCATGGCCGCGGCACCGGCGTCGCTCACCGGGATGGCGCTCACCGTGGAGGAGCCGCTGCGCGTGGCCGTCAACGACGCGGCCGCCACCTTCGCCACGGGAGAGGTGGCCGAGGACGGCGCCTTCCGCATCACCGACGTGCCCGTGCGCGACATGCACCAGGGGCTCGCGGTGGGGCTGGTGCACGACGGCCTCGTGCGCAGCACCACGCTCGTCTACGACACCGCCTTCACCGGCACCCGTCCGCGCACGGACATCATCGACGCGAACGCGTGGGCCCTCCCCATCGCGTTCGTGGATCAGCTGGGCGCCGCCGTGGGTGCGCCGCGCCTCCAGGGCCACACCGGGGACCCGGCGGCCACCCTGGCCTCCGCGGGCTTCGTGCTGGGCCGGGTGGTGGACCTGAACGGCCAGCCCGTGAGCGGCGCGCGCGTGGCGTTGAACCGCGCCGAGCTGGCGGACCGCGTCTACTACCCGTCCGGTGACCTGACGTCCGTGGACTCCGCGGGTACCGCGGCCCACGGGCTCTTCCTCTTCGTGCACTCCGGCGCCGGGGTGGCCTCCTTCCAGCTGTCCGTGGAAGGCACCGACACGTACGTGCCGCGCAACGTCGATGTGGGCCCGGGGCTGGGCGTCGTCCTCACCGTGTACCCCGGCCGCTACGCACCCTGACCCAACCCTGGACAGGCCGGACATCCCCGCCTAGGACGGACATCCCCCCAACCCCGGCGTCCCATAGCCGGGGGGGCCCCTGACACGAGATGTTGTGGCAGGATGCAGGGCTGGCGTTCCGGGGGGACGCGGATGATGAGCGGCCAATCCATGCCACGAAGCACGGCGTTGGTCCGTGCCCTTGCGCGCAGCTCCGCGGTGGCCGCCGGCCTGGTGGGCCTGCTGGTGCTGGTGGGCTGGGCGCTGGATGTCATGGTCCTCAAGTCCATGGGCGCCGCGATCCCCGCCATGCGTCCCAGCGCCGCATTGGGGTTGATGCTGGGTGGGGCCGCGCTGGGCCTGCGGCTGCCGGCCCATCCCCGTCGCCTCCAACACCGGCTGGGCACCGTGCTCGCGCTGGCCACGGCCCTGCTGGGCGCGGCGAGCCTCGTGGACGGCGTCATCACCGGGGGCAACGGAGGCCTGGACGCGCTGTTCCTGCGCGTCTTTGGCGAGGACGGTGGCGCGTCACCCGGCGTCCCGCCGTCGCCCCTGACGGCCCTGTGCTTGATGCTCCTGGGCCCGGCGCTGGCGCTGGTG
This DNA window, taken from Corallococcus coralloides DSM 2259, encodes the following:
- a CDS encoding carboxypeptidase-like regulatory domain-containing protein, which codes for MKHYIRAAGGAVLGLLAMACGDGGFTPDPGVRTEDAEAVDLENLRILVSGEARVFPEAEGMAAAPASLTGMALTVEEPLRVAVNDAAATFATGEVAEDGAFRITDVPVRDMHQGLAVGLVHDGLVRSTTLVYDTAFTGTRPRTDIIDANAWALPIAFVDQLGAAVGAPRLQGHTGDPAATLASAGFVLGRVVDLNGQPVSGARVALNRAELADRVYYPSGDLTSVDSAGTAAHGLFLFVHSGAGVASFQLSVEGTDTYVPRNVDVGPGLGVVLTVYPGRYAP